A genome region from Nocardia sp. NBC_00565 includes the following:
- a CDS encoding CopG family transcriptional regulator: protein MAMTLRLNDDDDRMLTERAKLEGRSKQEIAQEAIHLHLTRHQEVFTALVRESMNKHAELMKRLA from the coding sequence GTGGCTATGACTCTGCGACTCAATGACGACGACGACAGGATGCTCACGGAACGAGCGAAGCTGGAGGGCCGGTCGAAGCAGGAGATCGCACAGGAAGCGATCCACCTGCATTTGACGAGGCATCAAGAGGTATTCACCGCACTTGTGCGGGAATCGATGAACAAACATGCCGAGCTCATGAAACGGCTCGCATGA
- a CDS encoding AraC family transcriptional regulator ligand-binding domain-containing protein, whose protein sequence is MDAADHVLLTRVALDATGLSEPVRQRLAREAGIPAWMLSSTGGMLPGGLQQRLWELVEHELDDSSVALRAGRAYVLGQVGLNDYLFTTAPNLLEGFTRSMTYLAALTTNYTLSPAVASADEVSFDLGLRKGEGRGRELAMQYSLAGLAHRTRLATGGVVNPARVCFRQRPPRRHGLYTELLGTERVEFDSPTDQLTFRIADLTRPMPTADPLLARILLSYAAMLAPPPPLTMTLSAQLQRALIAMLGDGPVTLDRAARHLAVSRRTLQRRLAEEGTTWRRELDRARRKELENGFPRHPHNRNDMARQLGYSDARALRRASHRWSAED, encoded by the coding sequence ATGGATGCGGCAGATCACGTCCTACTAACCAGGGTCGCCCTCGACGCCACCGGGCTGAGCGAGCCGGTCCGGCAGCGACTGGCTCGCGAAGCCGGTATCCCCGCGTGGATGTTGTCCAGCACGGGCGGTATGTTGCCCGGCGGCCTACAGCAGCGTCTGTGGGAGCTGGTCGAGCATGAACTCGACGATTCGTCGGTGGCGCTACGGGCCGGGCGCGCGTACGTCCTCGGGCAGGTAGGCCTCAACGACTACCTGTTCACGACGGCGCCCAACCTGCTCGAGGGGTTCACCCGCTCTATGACCTACCTGGCCGCTCTCACGACGAATTACACGCTGTCCCCCGCCGTCGCGTCCGCGGATGAAGTGAGCTTCGATCTCGGCCTGCGCAAGGGCGAAGGTCGTGGCCGCGAGCTGGCGATGCAATATTCCCTCGCGGGCTTGGCCCATCGCACTCGATTGGCGACCGGCGGAGTGGTGAATCCGGCACGGGTCTGCTTTCGGCAGCGCCCACCTCGACGCCACGGCCTCTACACCGAGTTACTCGGCACCGAACGGGTCGAATTCGATTCTCCCACTGACCAACTCACCTTCCGGATTGCCGACCTGACCCGACCGATGCCAACCGCGGATCCCCTGCTCGCCCGGATCCTGCTCTCGTATGCCGCGATGCTGGCGCCGCCACCGCCACTCACCATGACCTTGTCCGCACAACTGCAGCGAGCGCTGATCGCCATGCTCGGAGACGGTCCGGTCACCCTCGACCGCGCGGCCCGCCACCTGGCGGTGAGTCGGCGCACCCTGCAGCGACGGCTTGCCGAGGAAGGAACTACCTGGCGTCGCGAACTCGACCGAGCTCGGCGCAAGGAACTGGAGAACGGGTTCCCGCGACACCCGCACAACCGCAACGATATGGCCCGCCAACTCGGCTATTCCGACGCCCGCGCCCTCCGCCGGGCCTCCCACCGCTGGTCGGCCGAGGACTGA
- a CDS encoding cytochrome P450, producing the protein MPASPIPVAPGAIPVLGHALRLRDNPLEFFESLRALGDVVLIKLGPQRAYVLNSAELVRELLVAKSRHFDKGTQIDSARDLLGYGLISSEGEMHRQHRLLMQPAFRRDRIAEYAQVMREQIVEHTADWHTGRVIDVRVEMTTLTLSVAAKTLISSELGNDLVAEMLHSMPRIFDLLYQRMTTPLPVSNKLPLKRNREYAARLARLHPMIDKVVADYRSSDDRKPDLLGMLLEARDAETGSMLSDRELHDQITAILMAGSETTAAALSWVFHLLPDHPEVEARLHAEADRVLDGRPAEYADVRQLTYTAQVINEALRCYPPGWVATRRATEDVDLKDLHVPAGATVIFSAYVVQRDPRLFSDPEKFDPDRWSPERVGEIHRDAIVQFGGGPRKCIGDVFAVVEATLALATIAAQWRLRVAPGVQMAKVAGSTLSPRDLMMTVEQRQPARQPTSIS; encoded by the coding sequence ATGCCTGCTTCTCCGATTCCTGTTGCCCCCGGTGCGATTCCAGTACTGGGACATGCGTTGCGGCTGCGCGACAACCCATTGGAATTCTTCGAATCGCTGCGCGCGCTCGGTGACGTCGTGCTGATCAAGCTCGGGCCACAACGCGCCTACGTGCTCAATTCGGCGGAGCTGGTCCGCGAGTTGCTCGTCGCGAAGTCGCGTCACTTCGACAAGGGCACACAGATCGACAGCGCCCGCGATCTGCTGGGCTACGGTCTGATCAGCTCGGAGGGAGAGATGCATCGGCAGCACCGGTTGCTGATGCAGCCGGCGTTCCGCCGTGACCGGATCGCGGAATACGCGCAGGTCATGCGCGAACAGATCGTCGAGCACACCGCCGACTGGCACACCGGCCGGGTCATCGACGTCCGCGTCGAGATGACCACGCTGACGCTCTCGGTGGCCGCCAAGACGCTGATCTCCTCCGAGCTGGGTAATGATCTGGTGGCCGAGATGCTGCACAGCATGCCCCGCATCTTCGACCTGTTGTACCAGCGGATGACCACGCCGCTGCCGGTGTCGAACAAACTTCCGCTCAAACGCAATCGGGAATATGCCGCCCGCCTGGCGCGACTGCACCCGATGATCGACAAGGTCGTCGCCGACTACCGCAGCAGCGACGACCGCAAACCGGATCTGCTCGGCATGTTGCTGGAGGCGCGGGACGCGGAAACCGGAAGTATGCTGTCCGATCGGGAGCTGCACGATCAGATCACCGCGATCCTGATGGCCGGATCCGAAACCACCGCGGCCGCGCTGTCGTGGGTGTTCCACCTGCTGCCCGATCACCCAGAGGTCGAGGCCCGTCTGCACGCCGAAGCCGACCGGGTGCTCGATGGCAGACCGGCCGAATACGCCGATGTCCGGCAGCTGACCTACACCGCCCAGGTGATCAATGAAGCCCTGCGGTGCTACCCGCCGGGCTGGGTCGCCACCCGGCGCGCGACCGAGGACGTAGACCTCAAAGATCTCCACGTTCCCGCGGGCGCCACCGTGATATTCAGTGCCTATGTCGTGCAACGGGATCCGCGGTTGTTCAGCGATCCCGAGAAATTCGATCCGGACCGATGGTCACCGGAGCGGGTCGGCGAGATCCACCGGGATGCCATCGTGCAATTCGGTGGTGGGCCGCGTAAGTGCATCGGTGATGTCTTCGCTGTTGTCGAGGCGACGCTGGCCCTTGCGACGATCGCCGCCCAGTGGCGTCTGCGTGTCGCACCGGGCGTCCAAATGGCGAAGGTTGCCGGGTCGACGTTGTCTCCGCGTGATCTGATGATGACCGTCGAGCAGCGTCAGCCCGCCCGGCAGCCGACGTCGATAAGCTGA
- a CDS encoding type II toxin-antitoxin system death-on-curing family toxin: MIYLDVSELLLIAETVNGSKYCVRDWGLLQSSAERPKTTVFGMDAYPTLLDKLAALLHAIARNHALIDGNKRTAWIAVDIMLSLNTGHGLQVDVDAQEQFMNDVAQGLLEVPDIALHLKAWM; the protein is encoded by the coding sequence ATGATCTATCTGGACGTTTCCGAACTTCTGTTGATCGCCGAAACCGTGAATGGCAGCAAGTACTGCGTCCGAGATTGGGGGCTGCTGCAATCGTCGGCAGAACGTCCGAAAACGACCGTGTTCGGCATGGACGCATATCCGACATTGCTCGATAAGCTGGCCGCTCTCTTGCACGCGATCGCGCGCAATCATGCGCTGATCGACGGCAACAAGCGGACCGCATGGATCGCCGTCGACATCATGTTGTCGCTGAACACCGGCCACGGATTGCAGGTAGACGTGGATGCGCAGGAGCAGTTCATGAACGATGTCGCTCAGGGACTGCTGGAGGTGCCCGACATCGCACTGCATCTCAAAGCATGGATGTGA
- a CDS encoding response regulator transcription factor translates to MRLMLVGDDGSDVELARALIARGHCVDHRYRGSDLLTSHRGYDAVILDLCLPDLPGLSVLRKLRQVSSVPVIILTADDRERSIVLGLRSGADDYLVKPARIGELTARLEAITRRTTMLAGSAGSVVVTGDVRIDLAARQVEVAGQPIQLTPTEFELLSILAERPGSVVSRAQLLDRVWGDAFVTVSRTLDVHMTRLRTKLNRPHLIVTRRGHGYQWAHDSAAVPTRRAG, encoded by the coding sequence ATGCGTTTGATGCTGGTCGGAGACGACGGCTCGGACGTGGAGTTGGCGCGGGCACTCATTGCTCGCGGGCACTGCGTGGATCACAGATACCGTGGTTCGGATCTCCTGACATCGCACCGCGGCTACGACGCCGTCATCCTTGATCTCTGCCTGCCTGATCTCCCCGGTCTGTCGGTGCTGCGCAAGCTGCGACAAGTCAGCTCGGTGCCGGTGATAATCCTGACCGCCGACGACCGCGAGCGCTCGATCGTGCTCGGATTGCGCAGCGGCGCTGACGATTACTTGGTGAAACCAGCGCGGATCGGCGAGCTGACCGCCAGGTTGGAGGCGATCACCCGGCGCACGACCATGCTCGCAGGCTCGGCGGGTTCGGTCGTCGTCACCGGTGATGTCCGCATCGATCTGGCGGCACGACAGGTCGAGGTGGCCGGGCAGCCGATACAACTCACGCCAACGGAATTCGAACTGCTGAGCATCCTCGCGGAGCGGCCCGGCAGCGTGGTGAGTCGCGCCCAGTTGTTGGATCGCGTGTGGGGCGACGCATTCGTCACGGTGTCTCGGACGCTGGACGTGCATATGACCAGACTGCGTACCAAGTTGAACCGGCCCCACTTGATCGTCACGCGCCGCGGCCATGGCTACCAATGGGCACACGATTCGGCCGCGGTGCCGACACGACGGGCAGGATGA